A single genomic interval of Oncorhynchus mykiss isolate Arlee chromosome 13, USDA_OmykA_1.1, whole genome shotgun sequence harbors:
- the LOC110486204 gene encoding zinc finger protein 281: MSIIQDKLGNDFLRSNGSMDSNFSPGMIMFSHLPPVTSFTRLATQSVMQDLPGPHEMILKKERDSPDCSMAGVGGLVEYGGVGDYVHAMDIKQEKMTEHDYRQPLYPGGPGKSTELLEVSMGNHQNLLVHDLSLGNLPSRLGKESSGKRGRRSNGDESKPRRKRGEPKQSMMPDADGGSLWPNGKLHICEHCSASFRSSYHLRRHVLIHTGERPFRCSQCNMSFIQKYLLQRHEKIHSGEKPFCCDQCNMRFIQKYHMERHKRTHSGEKPYRCETCQQFFSRTDRLLKHKRTCGEAIKKGLEPGMLDLGCEDMGQGSYGITQGNTGASGRKRGKSKNSEGGERKRKKAAGPAEAGGLGGAHIHGAPSGGYSLHDYSVENHTVSSSTPPGPSMHHEHQGRAPKMAFKKANRKALDQGGLGQAKQGTMEQGEGVGMVGMGLMQGSEAKSGPTSSNYDDAMQFLKKRRYLNAANSAASGAGVAGSSTNDYEVNVGHLSSQQSVIQGVVSGVMDSDSPLSLLDSSPMGVDKHDRSGIPDEVLQSLLDHYTQKPDSSHHDVHFDLSDQHVSLHPVSADGSDLSHDADSPSPSGDKTVIMHEYSRFLLQALERTSHNTGFPLGPGPPATGPFTSTHQRNPLFTDKHMYTTSPLECGFGQPVASPTLPSSVPKSHFAMLSDSSPQHSFHLNSLEPATHQQLTPSQELTDQMEKQHSSSSPSSYQINPSDLGSQKDSQNLASLDPSKGSYTIENFAQAFGSQFKSAGRGALSYGADSCGEVDHRIRTPVSEFSGYTSLLADVNEAVSTGSKTPTSQSYR; this comes from the exons ATGAGCATCATTCAAGACAAACTAGGTAATGACTTCCTGCGCTCCAATGGGAGCATGGACTCCAACTTCTCCCCTGGCATGATCATGTTCAGTCACCTGCCCCCAGTGACCAGCTTCACCCGGCTGGCCACCCAGTCTGTTATGCAGGACCTGCCAGGCCCTCACGAGATGATCCTGAAGAAGGAGCGGGACTCTCCAGACTGCAGCATGGCTGGGGTGGGCGGCCTGGTGGAGTATGGCGGGGTGGGGGACTATGTCCATGCCATGGACATCAAGCAGGAGAAGATGACAGAACATGACTACCGTCAGCCGCTGTACCCTGGAGGCCCGGGGAAGAGCACAGAGCTCCTGGAGGTGTCCATGGGCAACCACCAGAATCTGCTGGTGCATGACCTTAGCCTAGGCAAC CTGCCGAGTCGGTTAGGAAAGGAGTCCTCAGGAAAGAGAGGTCGAAGGTCAAATGGTGACGAGAGCAAGCCCCGGCGGAAACGTGGAGAGCCTAAG CAATCAATGATGCCGGATGCAGATGGAGGCAGCCTGTGGCCCAACGGGAAGCTCCACATCTGTGAGCACTGCAGCGCATCCTTCAGGAGCTCATACCACCTGCGCAGACATGTCCTCATCCACACAG GTGAGAGGCCGTTCAGGTGCAGCCAGTGTAACATGAGTTTCATCCAGAAGTACCTACTACAGCGGCACGAGAAGATCCACAGCG gagagaagcctttttGCTGTGACCAGTGTAACATGCGCTTCATTCAGAAATACCACATGGAGAGACACAAGAGGACCCACAGTGGAGAAAAGCCATACAGATGTGAGACCTGCCAACAG TTTTTTTCTAGGACAGACCGATTACTCAAGCACAAGCGAACCTGTGGAGAAGCCATAAAGAAGGGTCTGGAGCCTGGGATGTTGGACCTGGGCTGTGAGGACATGGGGCAGGGCAGCTACGGAATCACTCAGGGAAACACTGGGGCCTCGGGCCGGAAGAGGGGCAAGTCCAAAAACTCTGAGGGAGGGGAGCGCAAGAGGAAGAAAGCGGCGGGACCGGCTGAAGCGGGAGGGCTGGGCGGAGCACACATCCACGGGGCGCCGTCGGGAGGCTACAGTCTCCATGACTACAGCGTGGAGAATCACACTGTGTCCTCgtccactccgccagggcccagTATGCACCACGAGCATCAAGGCAGAGCCCCTAAGATGGCCTTCAAGAAGGCCAACCGTAAGGCCCTGGACCAGGGGGGCTTGGGGCAGGCCAAGCAGGGCACTATGGAGCAGGGTGAGGGTGTGGGGATGGTCGGGATGGGCCTCATGCAGGGCTCTGAGGCCAAATCGGGTCCCACCAGCAGCAACTATGATGATGCCATGCAGTTCCTCAAGAAGAGACGCTACCTTAACGCGGCCAACAGTGCAGCATCAGGGGCCGGGGTGGCAGGGAGCAGCACCAACGATTATGAGGTCAACGTTGGTCACCTGTCGTCCCAGCAGTCGGTTATCCAGGGGGTGGTCTCAGGTGTGATGGACAGCGACTCGCCCCTGAGTCTGCTAGACTCCTCCCCCATGGGCGTGGACAAGCACGACAGGTCGGGGATCCCTGACGAGGTACTGCAGAGCCTGCTGGACCACTACACCCAGAAACCAGACAGCTCACACCACGACGTGCACTTTGACCTCAGTGACCAGCACGTGTCGCTGCACCCTGTCTCAGCAGATGGCTCTGACCTGAGCCACGATGCAGACTCTCCCAGCCCGTCTGGAGACAAGACGGTCATTATGCACGAGTACTCCCGCTTCTTGCTGCAGGCCCTGGAACGCACCAGCCACAACACAGGCTTCCCCCTGGGCCCCGGGCCCCCAGCTACAGGGCCCTTCACCAGCACCCACCAACGCAACCCACTCTTTACAGACAAGCACATGTACACTACGTCCCCTCTGGAGTGTGGCTTCGGCCAGCCGGTGGCCTCTCCCACCCTGCCCTCCTCCGTGCCAAAGTCCCACTTTGCGATGCTGTCAGACTCCTCTCCGCAGCACAGCTTCCACCTAAACAGCCTGGAGCCTGCCACCCACCAGCAGCTTACCCCTTCTCAGGAGCTCACTGACCAGATGGAGAAGcaacactcctcctcttccccctcctcctaccAGATCAACCCGTCTGACCTGGGCAGCCAGAAGGACTCGCAGAACCTGGCTTCTCTGGACCCCTCTAAGGGCTCCTACACGATCGAGAACTTTGCCCAGGCCTTTGGATCCCAGTTCAAGTCGGCCGGCCGTGGCGCCTTGTCGTACGGCGCTGACTCTTGCGGGGAGGTGGACCACAGGATAAGGACACCAGTCTCCGAATTCTCAGGGTATACTAGTTTGTTAGCCGACGTCAATGAGGCAGTAAGTACAGGTTCCAAAACCCCAACAAGCCAAAGCTACAGATAA